One window of Chamaesiphon minutus PCC 6605 genomic DNA carries:
- a CDS encoding 4a-hydroxytetrahydrobiopterin dehydratase — translation MTTLTQQQCIPCHGGETAISQAEIDAFQPQIPDWCQYEVKGEQRIERLYQFKDFKTALAFTNAIGELAEAESHHPALLTEWGKVTVTWWTHTVGGLHMNDLIMAAKTEEIFKQFK, via the coding sequence ATGACAACTTTAACCCAGCAACAGTGTATTCCTTGTCACGGCGGCGAAACTGCCATCTCGCAAGCCGAAATTGATGCCTTTCAACCGCAGATTCCCGATTGGTGCCAGTACGAAGTCAAAGGCGAACAACGCATCGAAAGACTGTACCAATTTAAAGATTTTAAAACCGCACTAGCATTTACCAATGCTATCGGCGAATTAGCCGAAGCCGAATCCCACCATCCCGCACTCTTAACCGAATGGGGCAAAGTTACAGTCACCTGGTGGACGCACACAGTCGGTGGCTTGCACATGAATGACTTAATTATGGCCGCCAAGACGGAAGAAATATTTAAGCAATTTAAGTAG